In Archangium violaceum, the following are encoded in one genomic region:
- a CDS encoding dihydrolipoyl dehydrogenase family protein, with protein MADAFDVVVIGGGPAGENAAGRTAAGGLSTALVETERLGGECSFWACIPSKALLRPPEVHWMARHSPGVRESVKGPLDAAKVLARRDEMVHGYDDSSQEKWARGAKLEVVRGHGRLAGPRKVAVTLRDGSTRELTARRAVVLATGSRARIPDIPGLREAHPWTNREGTGAKSVPRRLVVLGGGVVAAELAQAWRGLGAEEVTLVQRGPTLLNRLEPFARELVEKSLRESGVTVRTKAQATRVHRAGGKGEVTVTLDTGETLRADELLVALGREVATRDVGLETVGLTPGKPVEVDEQLRARGVEGGWLYACGDVNGRNLLTHMGKYQARLLGDHILGKQVEAWADQRATPQIIFTHPQVAAVGLTEDEARERGLPVRAVQVGLDSVAGTSLLGDGYEGAVKLVVDEKRRVLLGATFVGPEVGELLHSATIAVAGEVPLDTLWHAVPAFPSVSEVWLRLLEAYGL; from the coding sequence ATGGCGGATGCATTCGACGTAGTGGTCATCGGCGGAGGCCCGGCCGGGGAGAACGCCGCGGGGCGGACCGCCGCGGGAGGACTCTCGACGGCCCTGGTGGAGACGGAGCGGCTCGGCGGCGAGTGCTCCTTCTGGGCCTGCATTCCCAGCAAGGCGCTGCTGCGGCCTCCGGAGGTGCACTGGATGGCGCGGCACTCGCCCGGCGTCCGCGAGTCGGTGAAGGGGCCGCTCGATGCGGCGAAGGTGCTCGCGCGCCGGGACGAGATGGTCCACGGCTACGACGACAGCTCGCAGGAGAAATGGGCGCGAGGCGCGAAGCTGGAGGTGGTGCGAGGTCACGGCCGGCTCGCGGGTCCGCGCAAGGTGGCGGTGACGCTGCGAGACGGGAGCACGCGCGAGCTGACGGCACGCCGGGCGGTGGTGCTGGCCACGGGCAGCCGGGCACGGATACCGGACATCCCCGGGCTGCGCGAGGCCCACCCGTGGACGAACCGCGAGGGCACCGGAGCGAAATCCGTTCCACGGCGGCTGGTGGTGCTGGGAGGCGGCGTGGTGGCGGCGGAGCTGGCACAGGCGTGGCGCGGGCTGGGCGCCGAGGAGGTGACGCTGGTGCAGAGAGGCCCCACCCTCCTGAATCGCCTGGAGCCCTTCGCCCGCGAGCTGGTGGAGAAGTCCCTGCGCGAGAGCGGCGTGACGGTGCGCACGAAGGCCCAGGCCACGCGCGTCCACCGCGCGGGTGGCAAGGGCGAGGTGACGGTGACACTCGACACGGGGGAAACACTGCGCGCGGACGAGCTGCTGGTGGCGCTGGGCCGGGAGGTGGCCACGCGGGACGTGGGGCTGGAGACGGTGGGGCTGACACCGGGCAAGCCGGTGGAGGTGGACGAGCAGCTGCGCGCCAGGGGGGTGGAGGGCGGCTGGCTGTACGCGTGCGGAGACGTGAACGGGCGCAACCTCCTCACGCACATGGGCAAGTACCAGGCCCGGCTGCTGGGGGACCACATCCTGGGCAAGCAGGTGGAGGCCTGGGCGGACCAGCGGGCCACGCCGCAGATCATCTTCACGCACCCGCAGGTGGCCGCGGTGGGGCTCACCGAGGACGAGGCCCGCGAGCGAGGCCTGCCCGTGCGCGCGGTGCAGGTGGGCCTGGACTCGGTGGCGGGCACGTCGCTGCTGGGCGACGGCTACGAGGGCGCGGTGAAGCTGGTGGTGGACGAGAAGCGGCGCGTCCTCCTCGGAGCCACCTTCGTGGGCCCCGAGGTGGGGGAGTTGCTGCACTCGGCCACCATCGCGGTAGCGGGCGAGGTGCCGCTCGACACCCTCTGGCACGCGGTGCCGGCGTTCCCCTCGGTGAGCGAGGTGTGGCTCCGGCTGCTGGAGGCCTACGGCTTGTGA